The Macaca nemestrina isolate mMacNem1 chromosome 12, mMacNem.hap1, whole genome shotgun sequence genome contains a region encoding:
- the LOC139357380 gene encoding metallothionein-1E: protein MDPNCSCATGGSCTCAGSCKCKECKCTSCKKSCCSCCPVGCAKCAQGCVCKGASEKCSCCA, encoded by the coding sequence ATGGACCCCAACTGCTCCTGCGCCACTGGTGGTTCCTGCACGTGCGCCGGCTCCTGCAAGTGCAAAGAGTGCAAATGCACCTCCTGCAAGAagagctgctgctcctgctgccccGTGGGCTGTGCCAAGTGTGCCCAGGGCTGTGTCTGCAAAGGGGCGTCGGAGAAGTGCAGCTGCTGTGCCTGA